One window of the Candidatus Aegiribacteria sp. genome contains the following:
- a CDS encoding glycosyltransferase family 2 protein, whose amino-acid sequence MFFPFHNEEDNVISVLEEALEVGSTVTDDLEIIAVDDGSTDRTAERAETVRSRFPEIVRIVSHKTNRGYGAAVRSGLESSTREWVFFSDGDSQFRLSDISRLIELTESGREKLLALGYRMNRMDSLYRRINARLFNGAVRLVLGIRGIRDIDCAFKLIPRDALKAIPQLTSEGAMVSAELLARCSRAGFILREIGIPHYPRRFGDQSGARFGVIVKAFVEMFRCIRNVRSQ is encoded by the coding sequence ATGTTCTTCCCGTTTCATAACGAGGAGGATAACGTAATCTCAGTTCTGGAGGAAGCGCTTGAGGTCGGTTCGACGGTGACAGACGACCTAGAGATCATCGCTGTCGACGATGGCAGCACCGATCGTACCGCCGAGAGGGCTGAGACGGTGAGGAGCCGTTTTCCAGAGATAGTAAGAATAGTCTCTCACAAGACCAACAGGGGTTACGGAGCAGCAGTAAGATCCGGACTTGAATCCTCCACGCGAGAGTGGGTCTTTTTCAGCGACGGGGACAGCCAGTTCAGACTGTCCGACATATCCAGACTCATCGAACTCACAGAATCGGGCAGGGAGAAACTGCTGGCCCTCGGCTACCGCATGAACAGAATGGATTCCCTCTACAGGAGGATCAACGCAAGACTTTTCAACGGAGCCGTGCGGCTTGTACTGGGTATCAGGGGGATTCGTGACATAGACTGCGCATTCAAGCTAATTCCCCGGGATGCTCTGAAAGCCATTCCGCAGCTGACCTCCGAGGGCGCCATGGTCTCCGCTGAACTTCTCGCCAGATGTTCCAGAGCGGGTTTCATCCTTCGTGAGATCGGAATACCCCACTACCCCAGGCGGTTCGGTGATCAGTCGGGGGCAAGGTTCGGTGTCATCGTAAAAGCTTTCGTTGAGATGTTCAGATGCATCAGAAATGTACGTTCACAATGA